From the genome of Gracilinanus agilis isolate LMUSP501 chromosome 2, AgileGrace, whole genome shotgun sequence, one region includes:
- the LOC123235356 gene encoding olfactory receptor 2D2-like: protein MNETNQTWVTEFFLLGLSDDPQTQLLLFALFLVVYLSTVLGNLLLTSLVLLDSQLHTPMYFFLCNLSLTDLCFSTTTVPQSLIHMLSRRKLISFTGCAGQVLFFLFFGSTQCVLLGVMSYDRYLAICDPMHYPLIMTWKVCGLLALGCWFAGFVASLVDSIFILSLPYQGDNQIAHFFCEAPALLVLASADTRSTNMVIFLMGAIIIVTPMFLILISYVCIIISVIRMKTASGRLKAFSTCGSHLTVVIIFYGSAIIKYMTPKSSKDLGKVISVFYAVISPMLNPLIYSLRNNDVKRAFRNVVNSRPFCRI, encoded by the coding sequence ATGAACGAGACCAATCAGACCTGGGTGACTGAATTCTTCCTCTTGGGACTTTCTGATGACCCTCAGACTCAGCTATTGCTCTTTGCATTGTTCTTGGTAGTCTACTTGAGTACTGTGCTTGGAAACCTGCTCCTCACATCCCTAGTTCTGCTTGACTCACAGCTCCACACACCCATGTATTTTTTCCTGTGTAATTTATCTCTGACTGACCTCTGCTTCTCAACTACTACTGTTCCCCAATCTCTAATCCACATGTTGTCTAGAAGAAAATTGATTTCTTTCACAGGATGTGCAGGTCaagttcttttcttcctattctttgGATCTACACAGTGTGTCTTATTAGGTGTGATGTCCTATGACCGGTACTTGGCAATTTGTGACCCTATGCACTATCCCCTCATCATGACATGGAAGGTATGTGGCCTTTTGGCCTTAGGTTGCTGGTTCGCTGGTTTTGTTGCATCTTTGGTGGACAGCATTTTCATACTAAGTTTACCTTACCAAGGAGACAATCAGATTGCTCATTTCTTCTGTGAGGCTCCAGCCCTTCTGGTTTTGGCATCAGCAGACACTCGCAGCACAAATATGGTCATTTTCCTCATGGGTGCAATCATCATAGTTACACCTATGTTTCTGATTCTGATTTCTTATGTATGTATCATAATATCTGTGATCAGGATGAAGACAGCCTCAGGGAGACTCAAGGCCTTCTCCACCTGTGGCTCTCATCTCACTGTGGTCATAATTTTTTATGGATCAGCAATCATCAAATACATGACACCTAAGTCTTCCAAGGATCTAGGGAAGGTCATATCTGTATTCTATGCAGTGATAAGCCCTATGCTCAATCCTCTTATATACAGTTTGAGGAACAATGATGTGAAAAGGGCATTCAGGAATGTAGTCAATAGCAGACCATTCTGCAGAATTTGA